From Microcebus murinus isolate Inina chromosome 13, M.murinus_Inina_mat1.0, whole genome shotgun sequence, the proteins below share one genomic window:
- the LOC142874884 gene encoding large ribosomal subunit protein uL30, which translates to MEGAEEKKKKVPAVPETLKKKRRNFAELKIKRLRKKFAQKMLRKARRKLIYEKAKHYHKEYRQMYRTEIRMARMARKAGNFYVPAEPKLAFVIRIRGINGVSPKVRKVLQLLRLRQIFNGTFVKLNKASINMLRIVEPYIAWGYPNLKSVNELIYKRGYGKINKKRIALTDNDLIARSLGKYGIICMEDLIHEIYTVGKRFKEANNFLWPFKLSSPRGGMKKKTTHFVEGGDAGNREDQINRLIRRMN; encoded by the coding sequence ATGGAGGgcgcagaagagaagaaaaagaaggttcCTGCTGTGCCAGAAACCCTTAAGAAAAAGCGAAGAAATTTCGCAGAGCTGAAGATCAAACGCCTGAGAAAGAAGTTTGCCCAAAAGATGCTTCGAAAGGCAAGGAGGAAGCTTATCTATGAAAAAGCTAAGCATTATCACAAGGAATACAGGCAGATGTACAGAACTGAGATTCGAATGGCTAGGATGGCAAGAAAAGCAGGCAACTTTTATGTACCTGCAGAACCCAAATTGGCATTTGTCATCAGGATCCGTGGTATCAATGGTGTGAGCCCAAAGGTCCGAAAGGTGTTGCAGCTTCTTCGCCTTCGGCAGATCTTCAATGGAACGTTTGTTAAGCTCAACAAGGCTTCAATTAACATGCTGAGGATTGTAGAACCATATATTGCATGGGGGTACCCAAACCTAAAGTCAGTAAATGAACTAATCTACAAGCGTGGTTATggcaaaatcaataagaaacGAATTGCGTTGACAGATAACGATTTGATTGCTCGATCTCTTGGTAAATATGGCATCATCTGCATGGAGGATCTGATTCATGAGATCTATACTGTTGGGAAACGcttcaaagaagcaaataatttccTGTGGCCCTTCAAGTTATCATCTCCACGGggtggaatgaagaaaaagacaacccattTTGTAGAAGGTGGAGATGCTGGCAACAGGGAGGACCAGATCAATAGGCTTATCAGAAGAATGAACTAA